The window GACAAAAAAACACACATGTCTCCTGTGTGTACTTTGTCTCCAAATTAAACCCATTATTTAGCTAAAGCAGGCTTTAGCTTCCCCATCTCTGCCAGATCCTATGAACGGCTAAGAAAATTAATACGATTACGTAATATAGTTAGTATAGTACAGGATGCAAATAAATGTAAATGTTTTTTCTGAGTACATTTAAATAACAATTGATACTCCGTCCGCTTGGAGACGCCTTTCATCTTGATCCAACCACGATCGGAAATAACCTTGTAGGTGGAGCTGCTATCTGCGGATGTTCTTCCGGATCTGACGCCTGCCGGCACCACAAATCAAATTTCTAGATGATAATAGGGATATCTAAAAACCCTCTATTTTTAAAGGGATATCTAAGATATCTGGATATCTCATGTTTATTTATGATTTTATGTAGTGTATAATAATATTATTGATGGAATTTTGGGAGGGGCTTATAGATGGCGGAAGAGAAGTTAGAAAAGACGCAAAAATTATATAAACCTACGGTAGCAGCGCGTGAGCTTGCTGAACGACTCTTTAAAGAGTCTGGAATTGAGTTTGAGGGAGACTTTTTCGCACACGTAATGGCGACATATGAGTTACAACAGATGAAAACTAGTCTTGGGGCAGGTTATCAAAAACAAATTTCTTCGTTGGAGTATCATCTGAAGAGTGTGGCCGAACATTTTACTTCAATGCTGCAGACTGAACATTCGGAACGACAAGAATTGATTGAAGGTTACGAAGAAAAAGTAGTTAATTTATCTGGGGAATTAACTGCACAGCAAGATGAGATTTCTCATTTGAAGCATAAACTGGCAGAATCAGACGAGCATGCAGGTAAGACTTTAGATGAAAATACGGAATTGAGAAAGTACATTACGAGTATTGAAAACTTAAATTCTAAAAACGAACAGATTCTTATAGAGAATAAGGATCGGATCGAAAGACTGTCGAAGATGGTTTTAGATGGACAGGACGCAATCACAAAAAAACAAGAACTGGAAACTAAGGTATCTGAGTTACTACAGATATCTAACGAACAGAATAGAACTATTGAGCAAATGACTGCTAGTCAGAAGGAGTTCTCTGAGGCAGTTAAACGCGACCAGAAAAAAGCTGAAGAACAGCATGCTGATCGTTTAAAGGAAACCAAATTGAGCGCAAAGCTAGAAGCGGATCAAGCTATGGTTGAATTGAAACGTGTTCTGCAAGATGAGCTTGCCGCTGCACGAAACGAACATGCCTCTGATCTACGGAAACTCTATGCTGAAATAGATGGCCTACGGCAGCAACTTGCTGATGCAAGACAAACAGCCACGGCAAATGCATTTGTTAATACCCCGCCTCCAAAGTCAAATACGGATAATTAACTGATTTATCATTAAAAAACTCCAGATCGACGGTCTGGAGTTTTTAGTCTGAACAGAAAATTTAGTGAACGGGCTCTTTGATATGTAACTAGATGAGCGGAGTTAGGTTCCATTAGAGAAACAGAGCAAAAACCTTTCAACTGCGTCTCTGCTCTGTTATTTGGTTAGTGAATTATTGTAGCATATTCTATCTCAGGAGATTTCTCTGGAGATACCCATACTTCATTCCAACTTAATGAGAATCCCAAGCCGGCTTCAGCTTCAGCAGCTGCTAGTAAAAGGGTATTACCCATTTCTTCTTCTGCATCCATTGGAACGGCGTTGCCTAAATATTCTCTGGCTTTAGCGTCTGTACAGCCTTCTAGTTGGAAAGGCCGTCCATCTGGTAGATGGGATGGAAAGCTTTGCAGCATTGCTAGTTCATACGTGGTTAATGGACGATGCCAAGTTCCATCCTGAGCTATAATCATCCACACACCCTGCTCATTATCTGCAGGAATACGTGGATCAGCAACAGCTGCCGCAGCGGCATGTACATCAGCGCTCCCTATGATCGTTTTTGAAGGTTGCTCCCAGCTCTGCACCCCATAACTATCCGCTCGTGGAGAACATTTGATGCGTGGGTCAGCAATGAGCTGTGCTCCATTCTGAACATCTGTAGACCCGGTGACCGTAGCAGCTGGCATATCGGTGTCTTGCATCCGAAATTGATCCGTATAGCGGCCAGGTCTGTCCGGAACCCGGGGATCTGCAATCGCAATTGCTCCACTTCCAAGTCGTGTTCCCGTTACACATGGAGCAGTTTCGTAAGCAGGAACGATCCGATATTGCGCTGGATGGCGTCCAGGACGTTCGGTAAGAGATGGATCGGCAACACATGCAGCGCCTTGATTCGGACCCGCTGAACCGGTTACACATACAGCTGTGGTATCCATCGGCTGAATCTTGAGAATATTGTTTTTACCTTCTCCACCAATATGTAAGCGCGGATCTGCAATGGCCGCAACTCCATTACTTCGCCCGGGGCCGGCTGTGCTTGTGACAGCTCGACTTGGCTCGTTCCAGTCCGATACTTCGAAAGCACCTCTCCTAGGTTCATGGACAACTCGTAGGCTTTCATAGTCCACTTTATTCAGGTCTCTCCAGTCCCCACCAGATGGAATGAGGGCTAGACGCATCCATGTTTTCCACTGAAGTCGAGGAAGGCGGTGAAGTGGTCCACCAGCTACAACATCTCCAGGCATCGGCAAATTTTGAATGACATCTCCAATTGAACGGAGTGGTTTCCGTACCGGATAGTAGATGTAGTTAGGGATTTGTTTTGGATCGCGGGCTAAAATCAGGAACCGTACGCGATTTTGCCCCAAACCTCCGATCTCTCCGAGGTTGTGATCTGCGCGGATACTGATTTCGTAACCGAATCGTGTCAATAATTTCTTGATCTGTTTTAATAAAGATTTTCCGCGCGAAGTGATACGAGGGACATTTTCTAATTGAATAATTGCTGGGATTTTTCCCCGTATTCGTAGCAAGCCCTTAAGGATAACTCAAGACCATGGACTGTCAAAAAGTTTAAAGCCTGATATTTGTCTGAAGCAGATCTTTCTTGCGGCAGCAGACCGCTGAGCCCTTTGCACGGAGGACTTAAGAACAGGAAGAAAGGCACCTGCTTTTTGAAGGCTAACCATACATCCCAAGGAGTCATTTCTTGCCAGTCCTCAGGTGGTTGATGACCGTGCCAGGCTTCATACTGCCATCTTTTGAATAAATCCATTACAATAGAGGTCTTTTCTCCAGTTATTAAATCGTGATTTAAACATGCAACAGGGTCACTGTCGATGGCACACAATACCTTGAATTTGTAGACCTTCCCCCATACTCTACCTTTGATTTCTGAGCTCCTCCAGTTGCTCCTCCAATGCCGGCGAATAAAAAAGCAGATGTTTTATATTGAATGTTATCCATTACTTGCATTTTCAACATTCCTTTCATGTTCATTTATTGGTTTGGCTATTAAAATGAAAATGCCAACTGACCTGCAGAAATTTTCCGGCTTGGTTCTGCCAACACAATTGGAATAGTCGCAGTTTCTTCGTCAAAGCCCTCTACCTCACCAGGCTTAGCAAACCAAGGAGCATAGAAAAGCATCTGAATCTTGCATAACTTCACGGCTATTCCAGAGATGTCTTGTCCTGAACCACGTAAGAAAAAATTAGAAGCAGGGAGAAGCATTGCACCACAACCAATGCATGGATCATGAACGGTTTTTCGTTTTAAAACATCAGGGTCGTCATTACCAATCGTGATGCTTACCATTAATTGAGTAATGTTAAATGGTGTTGGATAATACCCCAGGCCCTTTTTGTAGCCCTTCCCTGTCTGTTCACATAAGAGATAGGACAAGTAATCAGTAGGGTTATCCAACACTAGAAACAGGTCAAATACCTTATAATAGTGCTCATTTAAGCCCGCTGATATATTTGGATAGCTCTCTCCTGCAGCAAGGCCCCATAAAAGCCAATCGGCAAATGTGTCGATGTTCGCTTCATGATGGTTTAAGCACTTTGAAAGCATTTTTGTTGTAGCCACTGAGGAATCAGAAAAAGTATCTACCCATGTTATCTGTGGAATTGCTCCACTACCGATAATGGTTCCTTTATGCAGAATGTCCAACCAGTAGCCCCAGCGTCCCCAGAGTAAATCGTCATACCCCAATAGAAAAGGTAGGAGCCAACCTCTTTTGTTACCGACATCGGTATGATTCGCCGGTAAACCGCCGATCGCTTTCGCATTCACATTTACTTCATAATGAAGCTTATGAAGTTGATCTTGTGAAAACCTCTCCATTCGATATAAACGTTTCTTATCTTGCTCCTTCGACATACTGTAATCTCTCCTCAATATTCCTCCCGCTTCTGCACACGGGAGGTGAATATCCCTGTGCAGAGGGTTGGCCATACGGAAGACGCTAGTGTCTTGTGGGCATAAAAAGGGAAACAAAAAAACACACTTATCGTGTGTTTATAGTGTC of the Paenibacillus sonchi genome contains:
- a CDS encoding DNA cytosine methyltransferase — translated: MLRIRGKIPAIIQLENVPRITSRGKSLLKQIKKLLTRFGYEISIRADHNLGEIGGLGQNRVRFLILARDPKQIPNYIYYPVRKPLRSIGDVIQNLPMPGDVVAGGPLHRLPRLQWKTWMRLALIPSGGDWRDLNKVDYESLRVVHEPRRGAFEVSDWNEPSRAVTSTAGPGRSNGVAAIADPRLHIGGEGKNNILKIQPMDTTAVCVTGSAGPNQGAACVADPSLTERPGRHPAQYRIVPAYETAPCVTGTRLGSGAIAIADPRVPDRPGRYTDQFRMQDTDMPAATVTGSTDVQNGAQLIADPRIKCSPRADSYGVQSWEQPSKTIIGSADVHAAAAAVADPRIPADNEQGVWMIIAQDGTWHRPLTTYELAMLQSFPSHLPDGRPFQLEGCTDAKAREYLGNAVPMDAEEEMGNTLLLAAAEAEAGLGFSLSWNEVWVSPEKSPEIEYATIIH
- a CDS encoding N-6 DNA methylase, which translates into the protein MSKEQDKKRLYRMERFSQDQLHKLHYEVNVNAKAIGGLPANHTDVGNKRGWLLPFLLGYDDLLWGRWGYWLDILHKGTIIGSGAIPQITWVDTFSDSSVATTKMLSKCLNHHEANIDTFADWLLWGLAAGESYPNISAGLNEHYYKVFDLFLVLDNPTDYLSYLLCEQTGKGYKKGLGYYPTPFNITQLMVSITIGNDDPDVLKRKTVHDPCIGCGAMLLPASNFFLRGSGQDISGIAVKLCKIQMLFYAPWFAKPGEVEGFDEETATIPIVLAEPSRKISAGQLAFSF